The genome window GTCGGCCTCTGTGTGATCATAAACAACGAGAATTTCATGGATGGCAGGCCGAGAGAAGGAACCGACAAAGATGCTCGTATGTAGCGGAGGAGACAGATTCACAGTTTTACactattgttttgtttattggtggtttaaacttaaagtttttaacttaaattttCTGCAGGAAGTTTGGCAGAGGTGTTCAGCTGGCTGGGCTTCAGAGTGCTGATGTGTAAAGATCAAACCAGGGACCAGATGGATCGTGCACTGAAAGTCTTTGCCTCTCTGGACGACATCTCTCAGCTGCAGGAGTTCAACGTAGAGGAGTGGTCTGGCAGTGGATTCACTGGTCTTCGGGAGGCTCCTAAACATGGCGATGCCTTCATCTGCTGTGTTCTGAGTCACGGATCACGGGGTGTTGTTTCAGGGACTGATCGGAAGCACCTCTCCATTAAACAAATGACTACAACATTCAAGGCGACAGATCACTCAGCTCTCAAAGGCAAGCCCAAAGTGTTCCTGATCCAGGCCTGCCAGGGGAAGGATCCACAGCCAGGAGTGTTATTACCAGATCTGCAGGCTGACGATTCTGAATCAAAGTTCATCCCTCAGGAAGCCGATTTTCTGGTTGCCATTGCCACTGTTGAAGATTATATATCAATGAGACATATAATTGATGGGAGCTGGTTTATCCAGTCTGTGTGTCAGCAGTTAAAGGAGGGCTGTCTGAGGTAAATATAAAACTCAAAATtatatgttgaaatatttactaGTAAAAAATGATAAACTTCTCTGCTCCACAATATTTCATCAACCTGTTGATATTCTAGTTAATGCAATGTATACTGTACCATTTATCTGATCATAGCACTGACAGTGagtaatatgttttatatgctgCATATTGTTTCAGGGGTGAGGACGCCGTCACAATCCTTCACCGTGTCAACAGTGAAGTAAGCCAGAAAGAGGGCTGCCGTAACCTAGGTAAAGCCAAGCAGATGCCTGAAGTTAGGTTCACCCTGAGGAAGAAACTTGTGTTGTCGCCACATCACAACTGAAGCTTCATCTGCACAAATCTTGCAAACACATTATGTCTCATGTCTTAAATTAGgcatgtgttttcttaaaattgatcttttatctttctttgtcactgtaaagcttttattttttaatcatcacATTGAATCATTGCCTTTTAAATTGTAGGCctatattgttttaataaaccTTTTAACTTTGAACATCAGCTATATGGACTCATACTTCTTCTATTTTAGAAACACAATAAATGTAGAATACtggtttatatatatgtatatatatacatacacacacacaaatttaggcatattcatgtttattaatggacataaaaatgacaaaaactgtcacaacaaaggtctgtcatttaaagctgtttcagtttgaataatctatatataataatgtatatcTACCCGTATGCCTGTAAGTGGAGCAACACTCCACCAGAATATAGACATTTTCCATAGCTGATATTTGACTTGCCAGACAGATGTAATATTGTTAGTAATGGCTGCATTTATGCCAATTTCGGGCTCTGTCAGTGCTTATTAGCACACCTTAATGGAATTGAACAATCAAACTGACTCCTGTGAACCTCTTCTGTAGTGGccagtcaaaatgtctgtaaagGTCTATTCACTGCTACAAAgaatcttcatcttcatcagtgTTTAACCAGTCACACAAATCACTTTTTAATAAGTAAAATCAGTCACTTTATTACACTATTATACTCAATATACTGGTCCCAGTCTGGTTCATAAacataaacagataaaaaccaGTAATTATATCCTCCAGACTGAAAACATACAATATTGCCTGGTACTCATAGTTCAATATAGTGTTTACCTGTTATCtaattttaatgaatttaagATGTGTTTAAGAAACtatgttaaaggacaggttcacattttttcaagtcttaaaacaacagtcaggtgtccgtgtgaacagtgaaagaggttttcttcactaatcattcctcctgttcatactggctgtgaaaagatccccttcaaatgtgctttcaatgtaagtgatggaggccaaaatccacagtgtgtccacacggtcattttgtgcaaaaatatatttaaaagttgatgtggagcttatatgaggcttcagcagtctgagttagtcatatcaagtgggtatctgccacatttacagtctttttagcatcaaattccctctttgtgtttcctcggacagtgtttccctgttgaactaaagtggaagtatagtaacaaatagagggactttggcactaaaaagactgcaacGTTGAAAGGTATCTACTAGATTTgactcatattagcttcagataaacctttaaatacattttttgcatagAAGGAGGCTTATGGATTTTGTCCGCCATCAtttacactgtaagtgcatcatgaagggatcttctaatggtcagtatgaacaggaggaatgattacagtaagtgtgtaactgtgaacctgtcctttaacattGTTTCTTCAATGCAgcttaaatgtattaaaaaaaattaaaattagatAACAGGTATATGAACTATGAATTATATGGGCTGTTATTTtgggacagacttgaaaaattgtgtcCTTAATAAAATGAATAGTGACTGTAAGTCACAGATCAATTTGACATGGACAGGATATAGTGTATAAAACATAACTGCATACAACTGGTACAGAGTTGATGTGGATTTCTGCATGTGCTGCTGTTACAGCTTAGACTGTGGGCAAACTGGCTAATACCAGAGAATTATTAATGACAGTGAggtgaatgtttttatatgcaCTGTACCATTAATTTATGTTGTGTCCGTCCTACAATGATGGGAGCATAGACTCGACAGTTCAAGGAGGAGGACTGCAGGCAGACTTATTCATTTCGtcaactttatttaaacagcattgtGCTGAATCAAAGCCCAACGTTTAGACTTCATCAGGGGCCAAACAGGAATACTGGATTGAAAatcacttaaaaaaagaaagaaagaaagaaagaaagaaagaaattataACACATCAATAAAGCCGAAAGAGCAAACCAAAAATCAAATTCCAAAATAATTTCCAAGTAATTGTATCAAAACTAAATAATAACAGTTCGCTTTTAAGGCAGCACCTCAAGTCTAGCTCTTCATTCAATAACTTCGTTTGGAAGTATCTTGGTAATGAACTGACTAATTCCTGAAGATGGCAGTAATGCAACACCAAACACACCAGCACCGTAAGATTACCAGTAGAGGACGCAGTGTTGTCCTACGTCTCATCAGAACAGGGTCAAGAAAACAAGTATGGCGGCATCCAGTGTTTTCAGACCGGGCTTGTTCGACCATAAGGTTGCAATAGTAACGGGAGGAGGGACTGGTATCGGTAAAGCTATCTCTGCAGAGCTGCTGGAGCTGGGTAAGTGATGCAGCGGCGTCAAGACAAAGACGTTTTTATTGAATACAGCACAAACAGTTTGAAGTGAAGagcagctgactgacagcaagAGCCAAGTGAACTTCAGACCTGACTGTCagacagaggtggaagaagtattaagAAAAAGTACCaagacagcaatgtaaaaaatactccattacaagtaaaagtcctgcatgaaaaatccttcttaagtaaaagtacataagtagcTTGCAGTAAAAATTAgcttgcagtaaaagtagtggtttggttcctctgactgatatattatatatgacatcattagattattaatagtgaagcattagtattagagcagcatgttactgttgtagctgctggaggtggagctagtttcaacaaGTCTATacacagttagctagtttagtccagtggttcccaacctaggggtcagggcCCCTTTAaagggtcatcagataaatctgaggggttgtgagatgattaaatgGGAGAGGAAGTTTTATCACAGCTGACTGTTTTGTCTT of Thunnus thynnus chromosome 12, fThuThy2.1, whole genome shotgun sequence contains these proteins:
- the LOC137193756 gene encoding caspase-8-like produces the protein MSAKDTVRRNKTAILATLCGDQKLILNKVHEKKLITQREYNNLKSINREDVEGHVIALVDKIMDKGEDTCRDFLNLLQTDEDVKTTFPDLKNIQKNDTCFLPLPVQATRLDNSDGPSQESKRRKEDDQYQLNSHPVGLCVIINNENFMDGRPREGTDKDARSLAEVFSWLGFRVLMCKDQTRDQMDRALKVFASLDDISQLQEFNVEEWSGSGFTGLREAPKHGDAFICCVLSHGSRGVVSGTDRKHLSIKQMTTTFKATDHSALKGKPKVFLIQACQGKDPQPGVLLPDLQADDSESKFIPQEADFLVAIATVEDYISMRHIIDGSWFIQSVCQQLKEGCLRGEDAVTILHRVNSEVSQKEGCRNLGKAKQMPEVRFTLRKKLVLSPHHN